The genomic window GCTAGATCTAGTAAAGAAACAAGTGTGGACAGAGAAGATGTGGAGAAAAATTCAAGAACATGATGAACCAGTGCCATCGAAACAACACACTAGAGTACTGATACTGATACTAAATAACCGTAAGCGAAAATGTGCAAAAAAGTTGCGTGGGAAGGTCTGGTACTCAGGGAACTGTGCACAACAAGGTTTTATAAAATGGTCTACTACAGTCGACAAAGAGGTGCTAAAGAAATTCAATCACCGGTACGGTGTTCGGAAATAAAGATGTGATGTTCACCACGAGCACAAGAGTATACATCAAGGTGTCTAGAGGAAGTTAAGAACCTGTTTGGCACGGCTTCGGCCAGCTCCGGCTCCGCCTGACGATCACCGCGCAGATCACTGTAGAACACTGTAGCTCGGAGCCGTATTTCTCTCTCCTGCTTTTTCCTCTCACTGTAGCTCGGGGTGCTGTTCACGGAGCTGGAGGAGCCAAAATTTcgggcttcaccggtgaagctgcttgctgtgagagggagagggaaggagagagaaaaCTGGCTCCGCTACAGTGAATAAACAGTAAATTTGCAAGCCGAAgccggagccgtgccaaacaggtTCTAAAGgtggttcatgaagaagaaaaaaTGCCAGCACAAAGAGGTGCTAACCACGCCCAGAGCTATGTATCGAGCGCgggtgctgtttttttttttttacttgttGTAGGTAATGGACGGATGCAGGTGCAGGTGGTCTGGGACTACTCGCTGGTCATTTCCTCTTTCCATATATGGGTAATGTGCATGTTAGCATTATTAGAGAAGAAGCATATATATGCTCAAAAATAGAAGGGGGAAAAAAACTATGAGTATCAATAGGCAAGCCAAATAAAGGGCCTCTTATCCAAGGTGGCCGAAGGTTGCCACATGATAGGACAACCAAACTGGCCCAATTAGCGGCCCGTTAGCAAGTGGCCACGACCACAGGCCCAAGGTTTATTAGGACATCCTTTGAGTTTATGTATGCCTATGGAAAGAGGTAGATCAGCATTTTCGAAAATATTTAGTTCAACATTAATACAATTTTCGGAGATTTTCATTCGGCTCGATTGAAGTTTCTATGTATGCCTATGGAAAGGGGAAACTAAACATAACATGCTCTTGGTCATTTTCTCAATCGCGCGCACATCTGCTATGCTAGGAGTAAAATAAATAGGCTACATTTTTATTTAAGAGGAAAATAGCAGAAGCACCCAAATTCGTCTCAACGTCAACAAAGACTTGAGAACGACATAGATGCTGTGGTTGGGTAACCTGGACGGACCAACTAAGCTTGGTTTATAGCTTCCTAATTAACAAACAACGAGAAACATTGCCGGACACTAGTTGCTTATTTGACGATCGACAGACCACATGCATGCTGGCAGCAGCGGTACGGTCTCGATCAAGCAGAGGCCGCAAGGCCCTCGTCGTCGCCTGAGCCAGCAGCTGCAACGGTGGTCTGGAGGTTGACGCCGGCGTCGCGCTTCAAGCAGTTGCGGCGGGCTTTCACACCTCCGGGGCTCGTCAGCCTGCTCATCTTCTCCATCGCCTGCGCAAACTTTTCGAAGAAGTTGCCCTGGTCATTGGCGAAGACGTTGACGATCCAGCCGGTGCGGCCGTCGTTGGCCAGCACCTGGTCGGAGGTGAGCACTCCCTTCCTTCTGATGAGGTCAAGAAAGTAGCTGTTGTCGAACGAGTCCGGCGTGATCTCGTCCAGGTTGCGCTGCCGGTTCCCGTCGCCGCCGCAGAATTGGGCGAGCTCCTTGGCGAAGTTGTCGTTGGGGTTGGGGCGGATGGTGCGGTCGCTGAAGGAGCTGCACCGCGCCTTGCCGACGGTGTGGGCGCCGGAGAGCGCGACCACCTCGATGGGGTTGTCGAAGCCCTTGCCGTTGGCGGCGAAGGTGTTGAGGAGCGTGGTGACGTCGGCGTTGGGGGCCGGCAAGGTTTGCACTTGCCATGGTTGTGCAGGGCCCACGCTATCAAAGTGGCCGAGTTGCATGTTGATGAAAGGACCACCGGCCTGCATTTTGCTTCTTCACTTGTTGGAACGTACTCCGCTATATATGCATGCAATGCAGATGAAGCAGTGTAATACTCCAACGTACGTACGTACCAGGTTgacggcgtggctggtggcgacgGCGAGGATGTCGGCGCACGAGACGCTTCTTTCTCCGCACCTCTTGTGCACCGTGTCTCGGATGCTCTCGATGAGCTGCAGCGCCCTCTGGTTCAAGCCCTTGTTCTGCGGCTCCACGTTCTGCTCGCTGCCGGGGTCGGTCTTGTCCACCAGCAGCGACGCGTCGCACCCCTGCGGgaagcagtcgtggaagaagATGCGCAGGAGGCCCGCGGTGACCTGCACGTCCTGCCGGCGCGCGTCCTGCACGGCGGAGCGCACAATGCCATGCAGGTCCGGGCACGACAGCGCGTGGAAGTCCGCGGACAAGCTCCCCGTCGTCGTGTCGTTCTcgttcatcgtcgtcgtcgtcgtctgcaAATCAGGCAGAGGCAACAACGGccctgctgcggctgctgctgccgTCCATGCTGTGGCTGCGCACAGCGGGACGAGCATGGCCAGGAGGACATGGACGTTGCCTGATGATCTTGCCATCGatctactagctagctagctatagcAGGTCGTATTATATTTGTATGCAGCAGCTAGCTGCTCTgctgatatatataggcatgCCGGCGCTGCATGCCTATAGCTAGTGGCAGGCATTATATACATACATATTCATATTCATGGAGATTGATGTTGCCTTGGCTACATATCACGTGGATGTGGATACCTATAGCTCGATTCAGATTCAGAGCCCCTACACTACACTGATCGACTCGAGGTCGAGGATGCATCAATAATAATCTCGCTCCACTTGCATGGCCATCAATTTGATTACTCAGCTAGCTGCTTAAGTGGGGTAATAACAAGACCAGGTACAGTACTGACCGGGGTTAAAGTAATTTAAGCTCCCCACCCCACGCCGACGATCAGTGAGATATATACCTTCGTCTGTACTCTCCCCGTTCggaaaaaaaaatataattctcgTTTTTCGCTCAAATGCTTTTGAGTTCACTAAATTTATATGAAAAATACAAATATGTATGgtataaaataagtatcattagatttttttAATAATGGATTTTCATTAATCCAGCATTTATATCCACTAAGAATATACACAGCCAAAAGGATACAAGAGCACTTAGACTCACACCTCCTTTCCTCAACAAAGAGGAGAACATGCAaccaaaaaaagagaaaaaaaaactataacCTCAACACACCCCTGCTTCCCGATATCCTCTGCTAAAGCGGCCAAATTCGGTGAGTGAAAGTCGTCAATAAGTTGCCACCGCCCCTAGTGCGCCATCGCTGCGAACCTCCGTTGATGCCATCTTCATCAGCTTCAAGTGAGCTGACGCCATGTGTCTCCGGTTAGCCCACCTTCATCTGTCATCGTCGTCCAATTGGAACTAGCCGATCAGACGCTAGCCGACAGGATCCGCTTCCCGCTTCGCCGGGCCGCTGCTCCCGTATTAATTACGAAATCTGGTGCGTATGGAAAGTTTCAGTCTACATTCTCTCAAGAAACGTTTCTGGCAATGAATTAGAATCACTCCGTAAAATAGTTTGGCTAGTATAGACTGCCAGACTGGATTCTAAttcaaaaaatatatttttttttgtaaaaaatcaTATAAATAAGACTTCGCATGTGAAgctgtttgaaaaaaaaataatctTTTGACACAAACAATTTTAAACATGTTGAGAAGTTATGCAAAATAGAACCTAAATCAAATTAGGACTCTTATCTCTAATTTAAATGTGTACGCTCTAACATCACATAAAATCCACTTATCCACATCCATGCATTAATATAATTAACTAACTAGCGCGCGCAGCAGCTGATCGATATGATCGAGGGCGATGCATCAATCTCCATGATGCTGCCGGCCACGCTATATATCTTACTCGATTCAAATTACGAAGGCAGCTATACACTATATTTAGCATAGATCTGGTTAAAATTACTCCAACATCGATGGACAAGTGGGTTAAAATTATGCATGCAATGCCCAATTGAAGTTAAAGAAAGCTCATCACCACCGAGAGGATCGATGTGGGATTCCTTCTTCTCCCGAGGCAAAGCCATCCTAATCCAATACGCACCGACGCTTCTCGCTACctcactgcactgcactgcactgcgtCGTTGCATCCATGCATCCAGCTCAAATGAGGGTCACCGCAT from Miscanthus floridulus cultivar M001 chromosome 11, ASM1932011v1, whole genome shotgun sequence includes these protein-coding regions:
- the LOC136490756 gene encoding cationic peroxidase SPC4-like, which produces MARSSGNVHVLLAMLVPLCAATAWTAAAAAAGPLLPLPDLQTTTTTMNENDTTTGSLSADFHALSCPDLHGIVRSAVQDARRQDVQVTAGLLRIFFHDCFPQGCDASLLVDKTDPGSEQNVEPQNKGLNQRALQLIESIRDTVHKRCGERSVSCADILAVATSHAVNLAGGPFINMQLGHFDSVGPAQPWQVQTLPAPNADVTTLLNTFAANGKGFDNPIEVVALSGAHTVGKARCSSFSDRTIRPNPNDNFAKELAQFCGGDGNRQRNLDEITPDSFDNSYFLDLIRRKGVLTSDQVLANDGRTGWIVNVFANDQGNFFEKFAQAMEKMSRLTSPGGVKARRNCLKRDAGVNLQTTVAAAGSGDDEGLAASA